The genomic window CTGATAGCCTAATAATGATAAAACCTAATACTGATCATGATGAAATGTAACCCAGTATGAGTGGAAAcattattttactttcaaaatgttaGGAGCTGCACTATGAATTGATTGTTTTGAAGTTGTAAGGCACATGAATTAGTTGAGATGAAGCGAGGCTAGAGAGAATATTAGTGATCAGTATTGTTTTTGAAGACAAGGAAAAGGCAGAAGCTGGAGCACTGAGAAAATGTATAAATTGTAAAGGTTCCTTGCTCTGTCACTTAGATAAATGATCACCCACTGTGAGCCACCACTTAAAAATACCAACATGTAGATAGAAGACAAGTGAAGGTTTTCAATGTTTTAATGACTGCAGTATTGTGGTAAATTGCTCGGACCAAGTTTGCTTCTTCGTTGAATATGAGATAGATTACTGAAATTTCAAGTGTTTAATTAATGATTTGAAATGAAAGGTGATGATAGATATTTTCCAGACCTTGATTATTTTCCTGGTACTTATTTTCACAGTGATCTGAATTTTTATAAAAGCTGTACCAACCAGCAGTCGCACATGTCAAATTGCGTTCCTCCATTTACCAGCTGTATAAGAATTGGGTGTATTGAAATGATAATGCTATAATTTTGTATGTTTATGtgtaagtaatattttttttctttttagctgtGTAGCTTGATTTCTATGGCTTTCAAAATATAGATGATACATGCATCACCTATGTGTGGTGTTATGatataaattattttgttactaAGAACACATTTTGTTGACATACCCAGCGAGTACTATGGTACTCTTCTATCGCTTGACACTCTCTTACAGGTGGTGACTTTTTTATGTATGCTCTGAGCTCAATGATTGTTTTCTTCCTGACAGATCGAGGAATGACATCTGATTACAGCTATTtttagacataatcaccatttctgtcgatgcatttttgtagatgctgtggcagtttttgtatgcccatgtcataccagctcgccgccatcctattcagaaagttatgaacctgttctttcaccttgtcgtcggagtTGAATGGCTTTCCGGCCAAATATtcgtttaacctagggaacaggtgatagtcactgggcgccaagtcaggactatagggtgggtgggtgattatatttcactgaaactgttgcaggagagcaccgGTTTGCCAAGTGATGTGTGGGAGGACgtagtcatggagaatgtgtacacccttgctgaacattcctcttctctggttctgaattgcccgtttgagtttttttcagagtctcacagtacctttcAGCATAAGTatggtcccagtgattcagctccgacgacgaggtgaaagaagaggtccataactttctgaacagcgtcTACAAGaaagcatcgacagaaatggtgactatgtcgaaaaatagctaaatgttcaagccgtaaacagatgtaaaccattgtagaaataaacaggtctacgtaaaaaataggagaccttacttttgggattactctcgtaaccTTTAATCGTTGGCTGATGGACTGCCATGCGATTCGGTTTAGCATGGTCTTTGCATGCTACTGACTTATCATCTGCTGCACATCATTCAATGGCCCACCCAACGCCATTCTCCACATCCATAATTGGGGGCATCTTCTGTCATAATAACCCCAACAGTCCCTGTGATGTGTCAGTGTGTACGATCAAGTGTGTGTTGAGTGTGCAAGGTAAGTATCCCTCTCTTTCTTAGAAAAACGTTTTGATGCTAGGATGCTATATATTCGATATACGACTTTAAACTGAATTATAGCAAACAGTTTTTCCATCAAGTTATCGTATCTCAAACACTGACTTAAAATTATCAACgtagtttccgttttatttaaaatTCCAGTTTGTCATTCTTATCTTAAGGTTGTTCCTAGGCTATTTCAAGCACTGCCTTGAAATTAGCAGcagatttttctttctttagtaTTTCCGACGTATCTTGATTCTTCAAAAGATAAGAATGGCGCTTGCCAAGTTGCTGGAATGTCGTacacaacataaaaacgtaaaaggtttcacacaatttatttttaaatgagagaggAAGGGACGAAGTGCGTCTACTTTTCGAATCGAACCACTAACCAGCTCAAGCAGGTCAGGCTTTTACACCTTCCTCAACACACTACTGACTaattgtctccgcttccctgtaccTCTCATTCTGCAATGATATTAATTTCTCCGGACTCAGCAGTTAAAATGAAAAACATCCACAGGTACAACTTCTTCAGACATGTGTAAAATGCACCtctttcagattaaaaaaaaaataaacactccgtcttcaggccacgggtggcctaccgggaccatccgaccgccgtgtcatccgccaaggaggatgcggataggaggggcgtggggtcagaacaccgctctcccggtcgttatgatggtattcttgaccgaagccgctactattcggtcgagtagttcctcaattagcatcacgaggctgagtgcaccccgataaatggcaacagcgcatggtggccagatggtcacccatccaagtgccgtccacgcccaacagcgcttaacttcggtgatctcacgggaaccagtgtatccattgcggcaaggccattgctccTTTCAGATAACATCAGTAAATTAAGATAAAAAAATACTtacatacactaaggtgacaaacgtcatgcggtagaaatatgcacatatacatttgGCTGTAGTATAGCgttcacgaggtataaaaggacagtgtactggcggagctgtcatttgtactcaggcgattcgtatggtttccgacgtgattaggggGCGCGACGgttattaacagactctgaaagccgaatgacttcacttaacgacctagagcagcggcgaTTGTGTAGAGTTGTCACTACTAACACACAACCAGGGCTGCGTgacataacctcagaaatcaatgcgaGATCTACGACGAATGGACCAGTTACGATAGCGTGGCTAaaagtgttaatgggctatggcagcaggcggccGACCCACGTGCCTTTGGTAAAAGCACGCTTCTCCTGGGCTTTTGGgtatatcagttggatcctagacgactagaaaactgtagccttgtcagatgagtcccggtttcagttggtaagagctgatggtgggattaCAGTGTGGCCCAATTCGCACGAACCCATGGacacacgttgtcaacaaggcactagacAAGGTGGTGGTGCCccaaaatggtgtgggctatgtttacaaggaatgaactgggtcctctagtcTAACTGAActcatcattaactggaaatggtcatgttcggctacttggaggccacttACAACCGTACTTGGCCCtcatgtccccaaacaatgatgcacagtgtcaccgggccacaactgttcgcgattggtttgaagaacattctggacaattcgagcctatgatttggccacctagatcgcccgacacgaatcccattgaacatttgttggacataattgaaaggtcagtgcgtacacaaaatcctgcagcggtaaTACACTTGCAAATATGGACTGTTATAgagacagttgttgttgttttggtcttcagtccagaaacaagtatgattcagctctccatgctactctattctgtgcaaccaTCTTCcatcatccttatgaatctgcttagcgttttcatctcttggtctccctccacgctgccgtccaatactaactggtgatcccttgatgcctcagagcatgtcctacctaccgatcctttcatctagtcaaattgtgccacaaattcctctccccaattccgttcagcacttcctcattaattacgtgatccacccctttaatcttcaacattcttctatagcaccacatttggaaagcttctattctcttcttgtctaaactatttatcatccatgtctcattttcatggctgcactccatacaaatactaccagaaaagacttcctcacacttaaaactgtactcgatgttaagaaacttcttttcttcagaaacgcattccttgtcattgccagtctacattttatattctctcaacgtcgaccatcatcagtggttattttgcttcccaaatagcaaaactcatgtactcgtataagtgtctcatttcctaatgtaattccctcatcatcacctgatttaattcaactacattccattatcctcgatttgcttttgttgatgttcatcttatatcctcctttcaagacactgttcagttcaactgctcttccaggtcctttgctctctccaacagaattacaatgtcatcggtagaccTATGGCggtatggctcagtattcctgcggggacttcaaacgacttgttgagtccatgccaggtcgtgtggCTGCATTATATCGAGAAAAAGGAGGCCCGATACGgtgttagaaggtatcccatgatttttttcaTATCAGTGCAACCAGGCACGCAAAGAATAATTTCGTTTCAAGTTGGATTTTCATGTCACACAACATTTATAAGAAACTGCCAGAAAAGGGTAATTTCTAGACAGTCGAAGACAGAATCTCAGGTTTCTCCATATACAGTGAGAGAAATCAGATGAGCCATGACCGGGCAATCAGTTATTTACAAAGCCTCAATGAAATTTTAAACGTAAGATAAACATAGGCGTGCGTTAAAAGCTTCGCAAGAATCTGCAGAGAGGACTAAGTTCTTGTAAGTGTATACTAAGAGTAGATTCTGTTGCCTTCACTTTATAGGACGGCACTTAAAGTAATTCGTGGTTAACATTAAGTTCTTGTACTATCTTCGTCTTTGACATAGTCTAATatcagaaaatttttcttgtttaatttgTGGAGTGCACGTTAATAAAGTATATAGTCTTAATCCTTCACCTGTTGGGTAGAAGAAATAGAGACTTACATCTTATTTTcatatagatttaattttatttattaattatttaatgtCATTGCAGAAATGAAGATCATATTAGAAAATAGGGAAGCAGTTTTACATGAATCACAGTAATTTTGTCAAACCAGCTAGCTTCTACATTGATAACTTATGACAGGGTTTAGCACAACGAAGACAatccttggaaaaaaaaaacactcttggAGATTACAATGTGGATTCCGCAGCCGCAGCCTGTACATTGACTCTCTTTGCCAGATTTCTCTCGGCAGATGAACACAATTCTTGCCCTGGACCGATGACATCGGGGTTCCACCGTGCTAGTAGTCTCTCCCTGAGCAGAGGGAGAGTTGCACTGTTGCAAACGAATAAAACGAAAAGCAGTGGACCCTGTACCATCGTAGCTATATGGACATAGTACACGTACTGCGCTATGCCTTGTGCCTGGTGGAAGCCAATTCTAATAATCGTGCCTATGCCACTTAAAGTGACAGTCTTAGCTGACATGTAAAGAATTAGTGTCTTTGAGCCAAACGTCTCTTTACTATAAATTTTGAGCTGCCGCATGGAATTACGAGTACGTCGGTACATGTATCCCACCAGTCCAAGACAAACAATATTGTAAGCTACTGACAGAGAAATTGCGACGATGAATATTATACGACTGTGAAACAGGTAATATTCGCTCGTTCTTTCCAAAGCAATGGTTGCCACCAGTACTATGCTCCAGGGTATTAGCGAACACAACAGCTGACGGCGGAATATCTTCCTTACTTCAGCACGTTCTAGGTCGCTAGGAAGCCTAAGGTGACGAACGCATGCGTACATTTGGTAGCAGAATGAGTTGAGCCAGATACAGTTCAGAAGAGTTAGTGCGCTATCAATCTGCACCGTCGTAGATAAGTCAGGGACACCTGCCATACGATACAAGACCTCAGAAAACAAGATCTGGACCATACCTGTTATCTGGAAGGACAAGAATATCTTTCCGGGCAAGTTACGTAAATTGGGAAGGTACACGTACACTGCAGCAGTCAAAAATCGGAAGAGAATATTCACTGCTACAAATGTTATTTCTAAAGGTTCTAAGCCCTCGATTTTAAAATCCTTGTACTTCAAGGTGCCACTGTTTAGACTGTCTTTGTAGCTCAGTATTCTGTTTGTCGGCTTGTCTTTGCCCTGTATATAATATCCACAGTATGGTGAGTACCAACCACGGTGGTCCATGGGGGCGCGACATGCCTCGAGATAACTTGTGGAAGCAAAATCGCGACACTTGAGCAGGAGAATAGCCCTGCAAACAGAGCAGACGGCGTCGGTTTCGTTGAGTTGCGGACAGGGTTGGTCGTCAGGACCACCGAAAACGCAGCGGGCATCGCGCACAGACTGAATCGTACTGAAGGGGACATCCTGACAAATGCTGATCGAGTTGACAGTCATCCAGGCGAAGAGGCAGAGGTTGACGTTggccctctgcgtgtaggccaggtagctggtgacgggtatgtggggcgacccCTGCGACAGGTCGTGCCACAGCTGCACACGGCACTGCTTGCGCCGCTTAATGGTTTCCGGAGGCAGGTCTTCCAGTGGGCACatggggtggtccagggcgttgGCCAACAGCTGCATGCAGCCAGTGTCCACGGACAGCGTAGCGTTGCTtttgtcctccagctgccactcctcgcCTGCAAGATCAATGACAGCAGTTGGGTGGTGGTTCTCGTCGTACGCTGAATGTGCCACAAATGCGGACAACTTTCCACCATAAACGGTTATCGTATTATGCATGTCGCTACCAAACAATCCCATGTATGAGTATCTCAACAAAGCACGTCATTCTTACACTGCCTGCTGGTGTGAATTGAATAAGTGTTCTTCAGTATTCTCAGATACTTACGATGattatatgaagctggtatctgttcccgaaagaacagttaccactgatgaccgtgcagcttctctagaataaaatgataattaaatcgaaacccttagctgtcgataggtgttgttgatatacatcaatggggacacctGAAGATATGTGCTCTGACCAGGAGTCAAACCCGGGATGTCCAGCTTACATTGCAGATGCTCTATCcgtttgagccaccgagggcacagaggatagtgcgaatgcagggacgtatcccttggacgcttcccgtgagacccatattcccaactgtccacaacctacattcataGTGTTCctaatatgagggtcactccaaatgaaatgcacactactttttttaaaatccatcttttattctacatgtctgaaagtttcacagtgtgtagatacattctttaggaacaatattttcatttctctacataatttacatccctctcaactgtcttacgtcatcttggaaccagcgcctatatacccgcacggtaaaattctggaccaacctgttggagccactgcttgacagcgtgcacaagggagtcatcatcttcaaaccttgttctacgaagagagtctttcagtttcccaaagaggtgatagtcacatggagccaggtcaggactgtagggcgggtgtttcagtgttgtccatctgaggtttgtgatcgcttccatggttttttgactgatatgtggccgtgcattgtcgtgtaacagcaaaacatactgctttttcagatgtggtcgaacacgactcagtcgagcttgaatttTCTACTGTGTCGtcacatgcatcagaatttatggtggttcctctTTGCATGATgtgcacaagcaagagtccttcggaatcgaaaaacaccgtagcgaAAATTTTCTACAAGAAGGTgtggttttaaatttatttttcttgggCGAATTTACATCATGCCACTCCAATGATTGCCTCttggtctctggtgaaaaatgagggagccatttttcatcacctgtcacaattcttccaagaaattcatctccaccactctcgtactgttccaaaagttcgctgcatagtgtttttcttgtttcattgtgagccactgtcaacatcctgggaacccacgtggcacaaatcttttttaacggcAACACTCAGTattgtgcaaacacttccttcccttatcccaacgtagcgtgacaattcgttcactgtgatgggtctgtcagcagtcaccaattcgttaactctctgcacattgtctggagtgtgtgcagtaataggcctgccgctgcgaggacaatcctcaatgttGCCGTGCCGGCTTTCATCACCTAACctgtttgcccaccgactaactgtactgcgatcgacagcagcatctccatacacctttttcaacctcttgtggatgtttcccactgtctcgttttcacagcacaggaattctatggcagTACGTCGCTTCTGACGAACGgcaaatgtagcagccatcttgaagacatgctgtgacggcgccactcacgggaacaggttgaactaagtttgaaaacaagagggaaggatgtatctacacactgtaaaactttcacacatgcagaatgataactgtatttttacaaaaatagtgtgcatttcttttggagtgaccctcgtagatatttgcccattcagtggtatctgttctttcgggaacaaataccatcttcatacagttaaaggctacccggccattgacctccttctgtgcgaatgcgcacactttggCCGAACTCTTTCGGGACTTGTCAGCTTAggctggcgcgagtaatgagtgaatgggcaaatacctattaggaacactacgaatgtaggttgtggactgTTGGGactgtgggtctcacaggaagcgtgcaagggataagtccctgcagtcgcactctcccctgtgccctcggtggctcagatggacagagcgtctgccatgtaatcaggaggtcacgggttcgaatGCTGGTCaggccacacattttcagctgtccccattgatgtatatcaacaacacctgtcggcagctaagggtttcgatttaattgtCAATTCACTTGGGTTGAAGTTGTTGTTTGTTGTATTTTGTTACTATCCTGTAACTTTCTATGCTGACAGTGAAAAGGtgaccatttttaaattaaatttaattacagTGTGGTTATATATATGTAGACTAAAGAATCAACTTGCTTAAAATAA from Schistocerca piceifrons isolate TAMUIC-IGC-003096 unplaced genomic scaffold, iqSchPice1.1 HiC_scaffold_822, whole genome shotgun sequence includes these protein-coding regions:
- the LOC124770386 gene encoding uncharacterized protein LOC124770386, translating into MHPLGVAAPLLVLLAANGTTVLDCVCLKIYTSNFQGYGADWIYNAYCAGSSRTDVLIAYKTLQYRSIGERAMLRLITSWMLGRQSLGYEGCDDGLAALAGLTDTTANNQLAMDLACFVAADCIDSCSASGSNITEWNVETLTSDDQRRPVLSKLLRTLRHITKAIRLGRKCAGRQKWNFLQRHLNKTELEAEVPVYLEHVSSYSRNVAQLLSHGVRHISAALVPFAFDIMDTHPNDELLSTWINHVEHMRDMLHTKLRGWIQDMQYVSKQTANYKVEEDKKSPGKYIIRLPLLNDRLLSYHGQHLAFRDDFSAQCEKQQPEASSMFALADVLYGFYYHVWFNEARSFLPLYEVHYRMTARPGVPDERPIYIKGEEWQLEDKSNATLSVDTGCMQLLANALDHPMCPLEDLPPETIKRRKQCRVQLWHDLSQGSPHIPVTSYLAYTQRANVNLCLFAWMTVNSISICQDVPFSTIQSVRDARCVFGGPDDQPCPQLNETDAVCSVCRAILLLKCRDFASTSYLEACRAPMDHRGWYSPYCGYYIQGKDKPTNRILSYKDSLNSGTLKYKDFKIEGLEPLEITFVAVNILFRFLTAAVYVYLPNLRNLPGKIFLSFQITGMVQILFSEVLYRMAGVPDLSTTVQIDSALTLLNCIWLNSFCYQMYACVRHLRLPSDLERAEVRKIFRRQLLCSLIPWSIVLVATIALERTSEYYLFHSRIIFIVAISLSVAYNIVCLGLVGYMYRRTRNSMRQLKIYSKETFGSKTLILYMSAKTVTLSGIGTIIRIGFHQAQGIAQYVYYVHIATMVQGPLLFVLFVCNSATLPLLRERLLARWNPDVIGPGQELCSSAERNLAKRVNVQAAAAESTL